The genomic DNA ACATAAACAAGTAAGTGAAAGTGTTGAAAGGGGAATGTTCGTGGCCAGTCAGAAAAAGACCATGGATTACAATGATGATGCCATTCAAGTATTAGAAGGCCTTGAAGCCGTAAGGAAACGGCCGGGGATGTACATCGGTTCGACTGATACAAGGGGACTTCATCATCTGGTATATGAAATCGTGGATAATTCGGTGGATGAGGCGTTGGCCGGTTTCGGAAACGAGATCATCGTCACCATACATAAAGATAATAGTATCTCCGTTCAAGATAAAGGGCGCGGGATGCCTACTGGAATGCACCGTTCTGGTAAACCGACTCCGGAGGTCATCCTGACGGTCCTTCACGCCGGAGGGAAATTCGGACAGGGCGGTTACAAGACGAGCGGAGGCCTTCATGGAGTCGGTGCATCCGTCGTCAATGCCCTATCAGAGTGGCTGACCGTCACCATTGAAAGGGATGGAACAAAGTATCAGCAGAAGTTTATCAACGGGGGGAAGCCTGAGACGACGCTTGAGAAGATCGGGACGACAAAAAAGACCGGAACAAAGATCCACTTCAAGCCCGATCCGACCATCTTCAGCACAACCACCTATAATTATGACACTCTTTGTGAGCGCCTCAGGGAATCAGCCTTCCTGCTTAAAGGGTTTAAAATCGAAATTATTGATGAACGACATGATCAAAAGGATGTATTCCATTATGAAAGCGGAATACAGGCGTTTGTGGAGTACTTGAATGAGGAGAAGGACAACCTTCATAAAGTCGCCTTTTTCGAAGGGGAGAACCATACAATCGAAGTTGAGTTCGCCTTCCAATTCAACGATGGCTTCTCAGAAAACATCCTCTCCTTCGTCAACAATGTCCGCACCAAGGACGGAGGAACACACGAAGCTGGAGCCAAAACGGCCATGACAAGGGTGTTCAATGAATACGCACGGAAAGCAGGCATCCTGAAAGACCGCGACAAAAATCTTGAAGGAACCGATATCCGGGAAGGACTTTCAAGCATCGTTTCCGTCCGTATACCGGAAGAACTCCTCCAGTTCGAAGGTCAGACGAAAGGGAAGCTAGGGACAAGTGAAGCACGTTCTGCAGTCGATGCCGTTGTGTCCGAGCATTTGCTCTATTTTCTAGAGGAGAATCCCGACACAAGCTCATTGCTGATCAAAAAATCCATCAAAGCCGCACAGGCGCGTGAAGCAGCACGAAAAGCAAGGGAAGAAGCAAGGAACGGGAAAAAGCGGAAGAGGTCCGAAACTGTATTATCCGGCAAATTGACGCCTGCACAATCCAGGAATCCTGAGCGGAATGAACTGTATCTAGTGGAGGGTGATTCCGCCGGTGGATCAGCAAAACAAGGTCGAGACAGGAAATTCCAGGCGATCCTTCCTCTAAGGGGAAAGGTAATCAATACGGAAAAAGCCAAGCTTGCCGACATCTTCAAGAACGAAGAAATCAACACGATCATTCATGCCATCGGCGGCGGAGTTGGCCCTGAGTTCAATGTGGATGATATCAACTACGATAAGATCGTGATCATGACGGATGCCGATACAGATGGTGCCCATATCCAAGTCCTCTTACTGACGTTCTTCTATCGCTATATGAAACCCCTTGTAGAAGCAGGAAAGGTGTATATCGCCCTTCCACCCCTCTATAAAGTGAGCAAAGGCGTAGGGAAGAAGGAAAAGATCGAGTATGCATGGACGGATGAAGAGCTGAAGGGCGCCGTCTCCAAAATCGGAAAAGGATATATGATCCAGCGCTACAAAGGACTGGGTGAAATGAATGCCGATCAGCTGTGGGAAACGACGATGGATCCCGAAACAAGGGCTCTCATTCGCGTGAAAATCGATGATGCTGCCAGAGCGGAACGCCGTGTCACCACGCTGATGGGCGATAAGGTCGAGCCACGGCGGAAGTGGATCGAAAGCAACGTTGCCTTCGGTCTTGAAGAAGAAGGAAGCATTCTTGAGAATGAGAACATCATGGTCGCAGAGGAGGGGCAATAATGACATCAGTGGAACGCTATCAAGATCTGCCTCTTGAAGAGGTCATCGGAGACCGCTTCGGTCGTTACAGTAAATACATCATCCAGGAACGCGCCCTGCCCGATGCGCGTGATGGATTGAAACCAGTTCAGCGCAGGATCCTTTACGCGATGTATGTGGACGGCAACACGCAGGAAAAAGGGTTCAGAAAATCGGCTAAAACGGTCGGTAATGTCATCGGTAACTACCATCCCCACGGAGATACATCGGTCTATGATGCCATGGTGAGGATGAGCCAGGAATGGAAAGTCCGGAAGTATCTTGTTGAAATGCACGGGAATAACGGGAGCATCGACGGCGATCCTCCCGCTGCCATGCGTTATACAGAAGCCAGACTTTCCGCCATTTCCATGGAACTTTTAAGGGATATCGACAAAAAGACTGTCGATTTCATCCCGAACTTTGATGACACCTCCGAAGAGCCCACCGTCCTTCCGTCCCGCTTCCCGAACCTGTTGGTGAATGGTTCGACAGGGATCTCGGCCGGGTATGCAACGGATATACCCCGCATCATCTCGGAGAAGTGATCGATGCAGCCATCATGAGGATGGATCGTCCTGACAGTACGGTGGAAGAATTGATGACCGTCCTGAAAGGCCCTGATTTTCCGACAGGAGGGATCATCCAGGGCATCGACGGCATCAGGAAGGCGTACGAAACAGGCAAAGGAAAAATCGTCGTACGAGGTAAAGCGGAGATTGAAAGCATCCGCGGAAGCAAGCAGCAGATCGTCATTACGGAAATTCCATACGAAATCAACAAAGCCAATCTCGTCAAGAAAATGGATGAGTTCAGGGTCGACCGTAAAGTGGAAGGCATTGCCGAAGTGCGTGATGAAACGGACCGTCAGGGGCTTCGCATCGTGGTGGAACTTAAGAAAGATGCAGATGCCACGGGTGTACTGAATTACCTGTACAAAAACAGCGATCTACAGAT from Rossellomorea marisflavi includes the following:
- the parE gene encoding DNA topoisomerase IV subunit B; the encoded protein is MASQKKTMDYNDDAIQVLEGLEAVRKRPGMYIGSTDTRGLHHLVYEIVDNSVDEALAGFGNEIIVTIHKDNSISVQDKGRGMPTGMHRSGKPTPEVILTVLHAGGKFGQGGYKTSGGLHGVGASVVNALSEWLTVTIERDGTKYQQKFINGGKPETTLEKIGTTKKTGTKIHFKPDPTIFSTTTYNYDTLCERLRESAFLLKGFKIEIIDERHDQKDVFHYESGIQAFVEYLNEEKDNLHKVAFFEGENHTIEVEFAFQFNDGFSENILSFVNNVRTKDGGTHEAGAKTAMTRVFNEYARKAGILKDRDKNLEGTDIREGLSSIVSVRIPEELLQFEGQTKGKLGTSEARSAVDAVVSEHLLYFLEENPDTSSLLIKKSIKAAQAREAARKAREEARNGKKRKRSETVLSGKLTPAQSRNPERNELYLVEGDSAGGSAKQGRDRKFQAILPLRGKVINTEKAKLADIFKNEEINTIIHAIGGGVGPEFNVDDINYDKIVIMTDADTDGAHIQVLLLTFFYRYMKPLVEAGKVYIALPPLYKVSKGVGKKEKIEYAWTDEELKGAVSKIGKGYMIQRYKGLGEMNADQLWETTMDPETRALIRVKIDDAARAERRVTTLMGDKVEPRRKWIESNVAFGLEEEGSILENENIMVAEEGQ